The following coding sequences are from one Humulus lupulus chromosome X, drHumLupu1.1, whole genome shotgun sequence window:
- the LOC133806780 gene encoding uncharacterized protein LOC133806780, with translation MCSVMRFGGKVKLAPRYIGPFEFIKRVGEVAYRLNLTAQLGHVHNVFHVSILRKYTPDPSHIIEYEAIPLQEDVTYEEQPIRIMARELKVLRNRELPVLKVLWWNHREDEATWELELEMFEKYPHLFNF, from the coding sequence ATGTGTAGTGTGATGAGATTTGGAGGGAAGGTTAAGCTAGCCCCGAGgtatattggaccttttgagTTTATCAAGAGGGTTGGGGAGGTCGCTTATCGATTGAACTTAACAGCACAGTTGGGGCatgttcacaatgtgttccatgtgtCGATACTGAGGAAGTATACTCCAGACCCATCGCACATCATTGAGTATGAGGCTATCCCTCTTCAAGAGGATGTGACATATGAAGAACAACCTATCAGAATCATGGCGAGAGAGTTAAAGGTGCTAAGAAACAGAGAGCTTCCAGTACTCAAAGTCTTATGGTGGAACCATAGAGAAGACGAGGCTACTTGGGAGTTAGAGTTAGAGATGTTTGAGAAGTATcctcatttatttaatttttag